The following proteins come from a genomic window of Deltaproteobacteria bacterium IMCC39524:
- the arsS gene encoding arsenosugar biosynthesis radical SAM protein ArsS (Some members of this family are selenoproteins.) yields the protein MNNFSQAVCQTIGEDLKSEDVQTIQVNLGLLCNLSCRHCHVEANPKRPEVMTWETMQSVLHLAKALPKARIDLTGGAPELNPFFKDFVSALRDSGHQVLVRTNLTVFFEAGQADTPEFLANQGVHLVASLPCYLDDNVDKQRGGGVYKRSVAALRRLNSLGYGRQPELPLNLVYNPGGAFLPPDQATLEETYRKELKDRFEVAFSSLLTITNMPMGRFLNDLQRDGEAESYRSLLEDNFNQATLEGLMCRHQICVAWNGFLSDCDFNSALGLSLDEGLPKHIDDLDPEQLQGRTIVTGEHCFGCTAGGGSSCGGALVA from the coding sequence ATGAATAACTTTAGTCAGGCCGTTTGCCAGACCATTGGCGAGGACCTGAAGAGTGAAGACGTGCAGACGATTCAGGTCAATCTTGGCTTGCTCTGTAATTTGAGTTGCCGTCATTGTCATGTCGAAGCGAACCCAAAACGTCCCGAGGTTATGACCTGGGAGACGATGCAAAGCGTGTTACATCTGGCGAAAGCACTGCCGAAAGCGCGGATTGATCTCACCGGGGGAGCCCCTGAGCTTAATCCCTTCTTTAAAGATTTTGTCTCCGCTCTCAGAGACAGTGGCCACCAGGTGCTGGTACGCACCAACCTGACTGTTTTCTTTGAAGCCGGACAGGCTGATACACCAGAATTTCTGGCCAACCAGGGTGTTCACCTGGTGGCTTCTCTGCCCTGCTATCTAGACGATAATGTCGACAAGCAGAGAGGGGGCGGTGTCTATAAACGGAGTGTCGCAGCTCTACGCCGTCTGAATTCTCTCGGTTATGGGCGTCAACCGGAGTTGCCGTTGAACCTTGTTTATAACCCCGGTGGCGCTTTCCTTCCACCGGATCAGGCCACTTTGGAAGAGACTTACCGCAAAGAGCTCAAGGATCGTTTCGAGGTGGCGTTCAGCAGCCTTCTGACCATTACCAATATGCCGATGGGACGCTTCCTGAACGATCTGCAGCGTGATGGTGAAGCAGAAAGTTACAGGTCGCTGCTTGAGGACAACTTTAACCAGGCAACCCTGGAGGGGTTGATGTGCCGTCATCAGATCTGTGTCGCATGGAATGGCTTCCTTTCCGATTGTGACTTCAACAGCGCCCTGGGGCTTTCTCTCGACGAGGGTTTGCCGAAGCACATCGACGACCTTGACCCCGAACAGTTGCAGGGCCGCACCATCGTAACCGGAGAGCATTGTTTCGGTTGCACCGCCGGCGGTGGTTCCTCCTGTGGCGGTGCCCTGGTCGCATAA
- a CDS encoding transglutaminase-like cysteine peptidase encodes MPKLRCFLFILAISLLVGLWGCGSKASAKPTDGVAPAIKPGKGLFRSHEFRSTLKALPNWTRVMASAEKQTDTFYACNASAEVCSSAALSWQKIIKQGQGLAPMAQLKSVNTYFNRWPYGLDIDIYGVSDYWATPGEFLKLSGDCEDYSITKYYALRKLGFSVDDMRIVLLKDTIRNISHAVLAVKIDEDSYILDNVSDLVLSHLKYEHYVPQYSVNEFYRWAHVSPGALR; translated from the coding sequence ATGCCGAAACTTCGCTGCTTTCTTTTCATTCTGGCCATAAGCCTCCTGGTAGGACTTTGGGGCTGCGGGTCCAAGGCTTCGGCAAAGCCTACAGATGGCGTTGCCCCGGCGATCAAGCCCGGCAAAGGCCTGTTCCGCAGCCATGAGTTTCGCAGCACCTTGAAAGCCCTGCCTAACTGGACGCGGGTCATGGCCTCGGCAGAAAAACAGACCGACACCTTTTATGCTTGCAATGCAAGCGCAGAGGTCTGTTCTTCAGCGGCATTAAGTTGGCAGAAGATTATCAAGCAGGGACAGGGTCTTGCCCCCATGGCACAACTCAAGTCGGTCAACACGTATTTCAACCGTTGGCCATACGGGCTTGATATCGATATTTACGGAGTCAGTGATTACTGGGCGACACCAGGTGAGTTTCTCAAACTCTCCGGGGACTGTGAGGATTACAGTATTACCAAGTATTATGCCCTGCGTAAGCTCGGGTTCTCCGTTGATGACATGCGCATCGTTCTTTTGAAAGACACGATTCGTAACATCTCCCATGCGGTATTGGCAGTGAAGATAGATGAGGACTCATACATTCTGGACAATGTGTCCGATCTGGTGCTCTCGCACCTCAAGTACGAGCACTATGTCCCGCAATATTCTGTTAACGAGTTTTACCGCTGGGCCCATGTATCGCCAGGCGCGTTACGTTAG
- a CDS encoding ADP-ribosylation factor-like protein, which produces MSFINYASREINCKIVYYGPGLCGKTTNLQFVYQKTAPDAKGKMISLATETERTLFFDFLPLALGEIRGFKTRFHLYTVPGQVFYDASRKLILKGVDGVVFVADSQEERFDANIESMDNLRVNLEEQGYELEKLPFVIQYNKQDLPNCTPLEELRELLNPDDVPEFPACAQTGEGVFETLKEVAKLILLELKKGGGGG; this is translated from the coding sequence ATGTCTTTCATCAACTACGCCTCCCGCGAGATTAATTGCAAAATTGTTTATTATGGCCCGGGCCTATGCGGCAAAACGACCAACTTGCAGTTTGTTTACCAGAAGACGGCCCCCGACGCCAAAGGCAAGATGATCTCCTTGGCGACAGAAACCGAGCGGACTCTTTTCTTCGATTTTTTACCCCTGGCTCTTGGAGAAATTCGCGGCTTTAAAACCCGCTTTCACCTCTATACGGTTCCCGGCCAGGTCTTTTATGATGCCTCGCGAAAGTTGATTCTCAAAGGTGTTGACGGCGTTGTCTTTGTTGCTGACTCCCAGGAAGAACGTTTCGATGCTAACATCGAAAGCATGGACAACCTCAGGGTCAACCTTGAAGAGCAGGGATACGAACTGGAGAAGCTGCCTTTCGTCATCCAGTACAACAAGCAGGACCTGCCAAACTGTACTCCTCTCGAGGAACTGCGCGAACTGCTCAATCCCGATGACGTCCCCGAGTTCCCCGCGTGTGCACAAACCGGTGAAGGGGTCTTCGAAACCCTCAAAGAAGTTGCCAAGCTGATCCTGCTGGAGCTCAAAAAAGGTGGCGGCGGCGGTTAA
- a CDS encoding HD domain-containing phosphohydrolase, whose protein sequence is MHAKDTKLTISSSTTIREYPAASRKKVFWFGLGIIILVMIAAIVWVAWGIQLREREFEVNLQKRLQLMASSQVQLTEALLENAVAQANRVINSELFKLYAAEVHLVEDDVSRLVSGPLPGQDASDEGLAQLSAQLPMMQSLLIEFTRITGYTGGRVVNRGGTVYIATDATTTPLRFDQMGFVNEVLKSQKVKFAPIRNTPVGLVLEAFLPIFPPDASGLDPSPVAVLMLTKIVGERINEMQTSSLLEKGERARLLQAVADGYEEIVPWLPGKLQSIATPLALDQAETLPFAVRSSLVGGTRAYSLGLPIAGADMWILVEADYDVAREALRGQQKALLSVAALLIISFAVTFGAVWALLISNQERKAARHFESLAGEIEKQRQLLDRINNTISEYIVLKDLQGHYLYVNPAFADAVGRNPKDMIGLDSEAVFGYDTARRLENSDQKVLASSETVTLNEQVYLQSKLHHLQISNSALKDADGRPSGVVSVIRDVTEIVEVQRRQEQATAKTVEALVRAIELTDPYLAGHSRLMRRLSIEVAKAMNASDVDIATVDTAANLSQVGKLFVDRDLLFKAEALSAEEKFELEQHTEHAAKVLQDIDFGLPVFDAVYQMNETLNGKGYPNGLKGDEIGLPARILAVVNSFCAMVGPRAYRAARSADETLEIIKAGEDTYDQRVVAALKEVVQSAVGEKLLDKRSQD, encoded by the coding sequence ATGCACGCAAAGGATACGAAACTGACGATTTCCTCTTCGACAACGATCCGGGAGTACCCGGCAGCGTCAAGGAAAAAGGTGTTCTGGTTCGGTCTTGGCATCATTATCCTGGTCATGATTGCCGCCATTGTCTGGGTGGCATGGGGGATTCAGCTGCGAGAGCGGGAGTTCGAGGTGAATCTGCAAAAGCGGCTGCAATTGATGGCGTCTTCGCAAGTGCAGTTGACAGAGGCTTTGCTGGAGAATGCCGTGGCGCAGGCCAACCGGGTGATCAACTCGGAGCTTTTTAAGTTGTATGCCGCCGAGGTCCATCTGGTTGAAGATGATGTCTCGAGGCTGGTGTCAGGGCCACTGCCGGGTCAAGATGCCAGCGATGAAGGCCTGGCACAACTCTCTGCCCAGTTACCGATGATGCAGAGCCTGCTGATCGAATTTACCCGTATTACAGGTTATACGGGAGGACGGGTCGTGAACCGGGGAGGCACCGTCTATATAGCGACCGATGCCACCACCACGCCCCTGCGATTTGATCAGATGGGTTTCGTCAATGAAGTTTTAAAGAGCCAGAAAGTCAAGTTTGCGCCAATTCGAAATACACCTGTCGGGTTGGTCCTGGAGGCTTTCCTGCCCATTTTCCCTCCTGATGCGAGTGGTCTTGATCCGAGTCCTGTTGCGGTTCTGATGCTGACCAAGATCGTCGGCGAGCGGATCAACGAGATGCAGACCAGCAGCTTGCTGGAGAAGGGTGAGAGGGCCCGCCTGCTGCAGGCGGTTGCTGACGGTTACGAAGAGATTGTGCCCTGGCTTCCCGGTAAATTGCAGAGTATCGCCACGCCTTTGGCCCTTGACCAGGCAGAGACGCTGCCCTTTGCTGTCCGTTCTTCTCTGGTCGGTGGGACTCGAGCTTACTCGCTGGGCCTGCCGATTGCGGGCGCGGATATGTGGATTTTGGTCGAAGCTGATTATGATGTGGCGCGCGAAGCCTTACGCGGGCAACAGAAGGCCCTGTTGAGTGTCGCCGCGCTCTTGATCATCTCCTTTGCCGTTACTTTTGGTGCTGTGTGGGCTCTGTTGATCAGTAATCAGGAGCGCAAAGCCGCCAGGCATTTCGAAAGTCTGGCCGGGGAGATTGAAAAACAGCGCCAGCTTCTGGATCGGATCAATAACACAATCTCTGAGTATATTGTCCTCAAGGATCTGCAGGGACATTATCTCTACGTTAACCCTGCTTTTGCCGACGCAGTCGGCCGCAACCCAAAAGATATGATCGGCCTGGATAGTGAAGCCGTCTTCGGTTATGACACGGCCCGACGACTGGAAAATTCCGACCAAAAGGTTCTTGCCAGTTCTGAAACGGTCACATTGAACGAACAGGTTTACCTGCAATCGAAGCTCCACCACCTGCAGATCTCAAATTCCGCACTCAAGGATGCTGACGGCAGACCTTCCGGAGTCGTCTCGGTTATTCGTGATGTCACGGAAATTGTCGAGGTGCAGAGGCGGCAGGAGCAAGCGACAGCGAAAACCGTAGAAGCTCTGGTGCGGGCCATAGAATTGACCGACCCCTACCTGGCCGGCCATTCCCGTTTGATGAGACGTCTCAGCATTGAGGTCGCCAAGGCCATGAATGCCAGCGATGTTGATATTGCTACGGTTGATACGGCAGCCAACCTCTCCCAGGTCGGCAAGCTGTTTGTGGACCGTGACCTGCTCTTCAAGGCAGAGGCCCTTAGCGCTGAAGAAAAATTTGAGCTGGAGCAGCACACTGAGCATGCCGCCAAAGTTTTACAGGATATCGATTTCGGCTTACCTGTCTTCGATGCCGTTTACCAGATGAATGAAACCCTCAATGGCAAGGGGTATCCGAACGGCTTGAAGGGCGATGAAATAGGCTTACCTGCGCGGATTCTTGCAGTTGTGAATAGCTTTTGTGCCATGGTTGGGCCCCGCGCTTACCGCGCGGCTCGTTCAGCCGATGAAACGCTCGAGATTATCAAGGCTGGAGAAGATACTTACGACCAGCGCGTTGTTGCTGCTCTTAAGGAAGTTGTGCAATCGGCCGTCGGTGAAAAACTACTGGATAAGCGCTCTCAGGATTGA
- a CDS encoding type I secretion system permease/ATPase, whose amino-acid sequence MPEEKKQPEIAQETVEKQNTPKETPRKPQPRRRSSDFVSPGLVDYEPPVLRCLSLVAGLLGRPVSTVALKAGMPQGRERPPLAVCIRAAEQAGLIVRTFHKPRIQDISSLIMPCILVLQNDQACILSALEEAHAEVIFPQGGGTSKRLSLEQLQPQYSGYVLLASPEGKLDQRASDLRLVDTREWFWGTIFKFFPIYKHVLLATVMVNILALASPLFIMNVYDRVVPNSAFDTLWALAIGVFIAYLFDFLLRNLRGYFADVAGKNADVIIASKLMQQMTAMRFDHKPESAGTLANNLREFESLREFFSSTTLMALVDMPFIFLFVGLISYIAGPLAYAPLVAVPVVVLVGYFLQLPFQRIIEKSFREGAQKNALLVEAITGLETIKTSMAEGQIQKRWEEVIGLNAKSTSRARALSNFSISFSQWSAQLVSVAIIIGGVYLISEGELTLGGLIACNILVGRAMAPLGAVAAMLTRLQQSRMALKSLDLLMKQPNERPLDNEFIQAKNLQPSMSFENVHFQYPNSQTPALDGVSLHIKPGEKVAVLGRTGSGKSTLGRLCMGLYEPQKGAVKLDGIDLRQLHVADLRSHIGYVSQDNYLFYGSIRDNIAFGAPYVDGPAILSAANLAGVTDFVKGHPAGFDWQVGERGMNLSGGQRQAVTIARALLLDPDILIFDEPTSAMDNNAELLLRQRMKESLADKTLLLFTHRTSLLELVERVVIMEAGKVVADGPKADVLKALKSGAIGAKKR is encoded by the coding sequence ATGCCAGAAGAAAAAAAACAGCCGGAAATAGCGCAAGAAACTGTTGAGAAACAAAACACCCCAAAGGAAACTCCCCGGAAACCGCAGCCAAGGCGCCGTTCCAGCGACTTTGTGTCACCGGGATTGGTTGACTATGAACCTCCGGTTTTGCGTTGTCTCTCCCTGGTTGCCGGACTCCTCGGCAGGCCGGTTTCCACCGTTGCCCTTAAAGCGGGTATGCCGCAGGGCCGGGAGCGGCCACCACTTGCTGTTTGTATCAGGGCGGCAGAACAGGCCGGCCTGATCGTCCGCACCTTCCACAAGCCACGGATCCAGGATATTTCCTCCCTGATCATGCCCTGCATCCTGGTGCTGCAGAATGATCAAGCGTGTATCCTCAGCGCCCTGGAAGAGGCCCATGCCGAGGTGATCTTCCCTCAGGGTGGGGGTACCAGCAAACGGCTCTCTCTGGAGCAACTTCAGCCACAGTATTCAGGCTATGTCCTGCTTGCGAGTCCGGAAGGCAAGCTTGATCAAAGGGCCAGCGACCTCAGGCTGGTTGACACCCGGGAATGGTTCTGGGGGACCATCTTCAAGTTTTTCCCGATCTACAAGCATGTGCTGCTGGCGACAGTGATGGTGAATATCCTGGCCCTGGCCAGCCCCTTATTCATCATGAACGTCTATGATCGGGTTGTGCCAAACAGCGCCTTCGACACGCTCTGGGCACTGGCCATCGGGGTTTTTATCGCCTACCTGTTTGATTTCCTGCTTCGCAACCTGCGGGGTTATTTCGCTGATGTTGCCGGTAAGAACGCCGACGTTATTATTGCCAGCAAGCTGATGCAGCAGATGACGGCGATGCGCTTTGATCATAAGCCTGAATCAGCCGGGACTTTGGCGAACAACCTGCGTGAGTTCGAGTCTCTGCGGGAGTTTTTCAGCTCAACGACCCTGATGGCCCTGGTCGATATGCCTTTCATCTTCCTCTTTGTCGGCCTGATCTCTTATATCGCCGGACCACTCGCCTATGCACCACTTGTAGCTGTCCCGGTGGTGGTTCTGGTCGGGTATTTTCTGCAACTGCCGTTTCAGCGCATTATCGAAAAAAGCTTCCGCGAGGGTGCCCAGAAAAATGCCTTGCTGGTCGAAGCGATCACCGGCCTGGAGACGATCAAGACGAGCATGGCCGAAGGCCAGATCCAAAAGCGCTGGGAAGAAGTGATCGGCCTGAACGCAAAATCAACCAGCAGGGCTCGTGCGCTCTCCAACTTTTCAATCTCCTTTTCGCAATGGTCTGCACAACTGGTGAGCGTAGCGATTATCATTGGTGGTGTTTACCTGATCTCCGAAGGGGAGTTGACTCTGGGTGGCCTGATTGCCTGTAACATCCTGGTGGGTCGAGCGATGGCTCCGCTCGGTGCCGTGGCTGCCATGCTGACACGATTACAGCAATCACGTATGGCGCTGAAATCACTCGATCTCCTGATGAAACAGCCGAACGAGAGGCCTCTTGATAACGAGTTTATCCAGGCGAAAAACCTGCAGCCTTCTATGAGTTTTGAAAATGTGCATTTCCAGTACCCGAACAGCCAAACGCCGGCACTTGATGGTGTCTCGCTGCATATCAAACCGGGTGAGAAGGTCGCGGTCCTTGGCCGAACCGGCTCGGGGAAGAGTACCTTGGGAAGACTATGCATGGGCCTCTATGAACCGCAGAAAGGTGCCGTAAAACTCGACGGCATTGACCTTCGACAACTGCACGTCGCTGATTTACGCAGTCATATCGGCTACGTAAGCCAGGACAACTATCTCTTCTACGGCAGTATCCGTGACAATATCGCCTTCGGTGCTCCTTATGTTGACGGCCCGGCGATTCTGAGCGCTGCCAACCTGGCGGGGGTGACTGATTTTGTTAAAGGCCATCCTGCCGGTTTTGACTGGCAGGTCGGTGAGCGCGGCATGAACCTCTCCGGAGGTCAGCGTCAGGCGGTGACTATTGCCAGGGCTCTGCTTCTTGATCCTGATATCCTGATTTTTGATGAACCGACCAGCGCCATGGACAACAACGCCGAGCTTCTGTTGCGACAGAGGATGAAAGAAAGCCTGGCAGACAAAACTCTATTGTTATTCACGCACCGCACCAGCTTGCTGGAACTGGTTGAACGCGTGGTTATTATGGAAGCTGGCAAGGTTGTCGCCGACGGTCCTAAAGCGGATGTCCTGAAAGCTCTCAAAAGCGGCGCAATCGGCGCCAAGAAACGATAA
- a CDS encoding TolC family outer membrane protein, which translates to MMKKIFVTGLFSSMVLSLVVLTGTTALAQDTTVKLADTVTTALEYSPRLQVLEANQEAIGYERDRAQGGYYPQVDVAFGYGIEAHSDTLTRAQGNEHNFYDRLEGSIRLSQLLYDGKETRSLVEIEEAKLVSAGYRTFDNAEAIALDAIIAHMEVFRQRELVGLAEKNVNDHLEILDKLEERQEAGAGSIADVDQTKARLARAYASLAETQAGLKSAEANYQRFVGKLAGEIEFFVVPPGIVPGSLDEAVQQTAERNPKTLALDANIDEADRRIELSKSNFLPKVHAELSSSYEDQVESSDTYEHNNQAMMRLRWNIFSGHSDVADRKAAMARKLQAAAQRDDQRDMVIEETRTTWAELESARKQVVSFGDALNYNQKTLDSYLKQFNVGQRTLLDVLDAHNEKFQSAGLMITAKTNEVIAAERLLALTGKLNESLQIDPQLYAAANKTD; encoded by the coding sequence ATGATGAAAAAGATATTCGTGACGGGGCTGTTTTCAAGCATGGTCCTTTCTCTTGTTGTCCTTACAGGCACCACCGCTTTGGCACAAGACACGACTGTAAAGTTGGCAGACACAGTGACAACGGCTCTTGAGTACAGCCCGCGACTGCAAGTCCTGGAAGCCAACCAGGAAGCCATCGGCTATGAGCGTGATCGAGCTCAGGGCGGCTACTATCCACAGGTTGACGTCGCCTTCGGTTACGGTATTGAAGCACACAGCGACACTCTCACCCGAGCTCAGGGCAATGAGCATAATTTCTACGATCGTCTTGAAGGATCAATTCGTCTTTCACAACTGCTCTACGACGGTAAGGAAACCAGGAGCCTTGTTGAAATAGAAGAGGCCAAGCTGGTCTCTGCCGGTTATCGGACTTTTGACAATGCCGAGGCGATTGCACTCGATGCGATTATCGCTCACATGGAAGTCTTCCGTCAGCGTGAGCTGGTCGGGTTGGCAGAAAAGAATGTTAATGACCATCTCGAAATTCTCGACAAGCTTGAAGAACGCCAGGAAGCCGGTGCCGGAAGCATCGCTGACGTAGACCAGACCAAGGCTCGCCTCGCCCGGGCTTATGCCTCTCTGGCCGAGACCCAGGCGGGTCTCAAGTCAGCCGAGGCGAATTACCAGCGCTTTGTTGGCAAGCTGGCCGGTGAGATTGAATTTTTCGTTGTTCCACCCGGAATCGTTCCCGGGTCATTGGATGAAGCCGTGCAACAGACCGCAGAGCGCAATCCAAAAACCTTGGCACTCGATGCCAATATTGACGAAGCAGACCGCCGGATCGAATTGAGCAAATCAAACTTTTTGCCAAAAGTTCATGCGGAATTAAGTTCAAGTTACGAAGACCAGGTTGAAAGCTCTGATACCTATGAGCACAACAATCAGGCGATGATGCGCCTGCGCTGGAACATTTTTAGCGGTCACTCGGATGTTGCCGACCGTAAAGCCGCTATGGCGCGCAAGCTGCAGGCAGCAGCCCAACGTGACGACCAACGTGACATGGTCATTGAGGAGACCCGCACGACTTGGGCGGAGCTGGAATCAGCACGCAAGCAGGTTGTTTCGTTCGGCGACGCGCTGAACTACAATCAGAAGACTCTCGATTCTTATTTGAAGCAGTTTAACGTTGGTCAACGCACACTGCTTGACGTGCTTGATGCCCACAATGAAAAGTTCCAGTCTGCCGGCTTGATGATAACGGCAAAAACCAACGAAGTGATTGCGGCCGAGAGGCTCCTTGCCCTGACAGGCAAGTTGAATGAAAGCCTGCAGATCGACCCGCAGCTTTACGCCGCAGCCAACAAAACCGACTGA
- a CDS encoding HlyD family type I secretion periplasmic adaptor subunit, whose translation MSEVDAAIHRKGSSIAFVLTLVIGLLMVTFVVWAHFTVLDEVTRGMGSVIPSQKVQMIQNLEGGILQEISVQENQIVNKGDILIRIDNELAASQYRDAFTKAAEHEAAILRLNTEIEGKSKLVFPESFNEADPQVLNDQKAIFQARQDQLQAELNVLRSQHSQKQQEIKEMQSRKAQLEQGLGLAKQQRNIAKPLVDQGVYPRVDYLALEREISSLQGDIDALRLAIPRIQQAANEASRRIEQRRAEFKAIALDEMNSRRGELKSLQQIMSAGEDRVTRTDIRSPVRGTIKQINLNTIGGVVRPGESILEIVPLDDTLLIEARIRPADIAFLHPGQKAMIKITAYDFSIFGGLDGVLEAISADTIEDDDGESFYKVKLRTQKNAIAYRGEELPIMPGMTASIDILTGKKSVLAYLLKPILRAKQNALRER comes from the coding sequence ATGAGCGAAGTCGATGCGGCCATTCATCGTAAGGGTAGCTCGATTGCCTTTGTTCTTACCCTGGTGATCGGCCTGTTGATGGTTACTTTTGTCGTGTGGGCACATTTTACGGTTTTGGACGAGGTGACCCGCGGCATGGGCTCGGTGATCCCTTCTCAGAAGGTGCAGATGATACAGAATCTGGAGGGCGGGATTCTCCAGGAAATCTCAGTTCAGGAAAATCAGATCGTCAATAAAGGCGATATCCTGATTCGTATCGATAACGAACTGGCGGCAAGCCAGTATCGGGACGCCTTTACCAAGGCGGCCGAGCATGAAGCGGCCATTCTGCGTTTGAACACGGAGATAGAAGGGAAATCAAAACTCGTCTTCCCCGAAAGCTTTAATGAAGCGGACCCGCAAGTTCTGAATGACCAGAAGGCGATTTTCCAGGCACGGCAAGATCAGTTGCAGGCGGAGCTTAACGTTCTGCGTTCTCAGCACAGCCAGAAGCAGCAGGAAATAAAGGAAATGCAGAGCCGTAAAGCACAGCTAGAACAAGGCCTTGGCCTGGCAAAACAGCAGCGTAATATTGCCAAGCCGCTGGTTGACCAGGGTGTCTATCCGCGCGTAGATTATCTGGCCCTGGAGCGTGAGATCTCGTCGCTACAAGGGGACATTGACGCCTTGCGCCTGGCGATTCCGCGCATCCAGCAAGCGGCCAACGAGGCGAGCCGCCGTATCGAACAGAGGCGTGCCGAGTTCAAAGCTATCGCCCTTGATGAAATGAACAGTCGTCGTGGCGAATTGAAATCTCTGCAACAGATCATGTCGGCGGGAGAAGACCGTGTCACACGTACCGACATCCGCTCTCCTGTCCGCGGCACGATCAAGCAGATCAATCTGAACACGATCGGCGGCGTGGTTCGCCCCGGCGAATCGATCCTGGAGATCGTGCCTCTTGATGACACCTTGCTGATCGAGGCCCGTATTCGTCCAGCTGATATCGCGTTCCTGCATCCTGGGCAGAAGGCCATGATCAAGATTACCGCTTATGATTTTTCCATCTTCGGTGGTCTGGATGGCGTCCTGGAGGCGATCAGCGCCGACACCATCGAGGATGATGATGGCGAGAGCTTTTACAAGGTAAAATTAAGGACCCAGAAAAATGCCATTGCTTATCGGGGTGAAGAATTGCCCATTATGCCGGGAATGACAGCCAGTATTGATATCCTCACCGGCAAAAAGTCTGTTCTGGCTTACCTTCTGAAACCAATTTTGCGCGCCAAGCAGAACGCTCTGCGGGAACGTTAG